The following are from one region of the Nocardioides marmotae genome:
- a CDS encoding IclR family transcriptional regulator — protein sequence MDTTSGVGVLDKAALVLTALESGPATLAGLVAGTGLARPTAHRLAVALEHHRLVARDMQGRFVLGPRLAELSAAAGEDRLLATAGPVLARLRDITGESAQLWRRQGEHRVCVAAAERPSGLRDTIPVGSQLTMRAGSAAQVLLAWEDPERMHRGLQNSAFSAAALSGIRRRGWAQSVGEREQGVASVSAPVRSPGGKVIAAVSVSGPLERLSRQPGRMHAPAVLAAAERLSESLRRAAAE from the coding sequence AGCGGAGTCGGCGTGCTCGACAAGGCCGCTCTCGTGCTCACCGCCCTCGAGTCGGGACCCGCGACCCTGGCCGGCCTCGTCGCCGGCACCGGCCTGGCCCGGCCGACCGCGCACCGGCTCGCCGTGGCGCTCGAGCACCACCGCCTGGTGGCCCGGGACATGCAGGGCCGCTTCGTCCTCGGCCCGCGGCTGGCCGAGCTCTCCGCCGCCGCCGGCGAGGACCGCCTGCTCGCCACCGCCGGCCCGGTCCTGGCCCGGCTCCGCGACATCACCGGCGAGTCCGCCCAGCTGTGGCGGCGCCAGGGCGAGCACCGCGTCTGCGTGGCCGCCGCCGAGCGCCCCTCGGGGCTGCGCGACACGATCCCGGTCGGCTCCCAGCTGACCATGCGCGCCGGCTCCGCCGCCCAGGTGCTGCTCGCCTGGGAGGACCCGGAGCGGATGCACCGCGGCCTGCAGAACTCCGCCTTCTCCGCCGCCGCGCTCTCCGGCATCCGCCGCCGCGGCTGGGCGCAGTCGGTGGGCGAGCGCGAGCAGGGCGTGGCCTCGGTCTCGGCCCCCGTGCGGTCCCCCGGCGGCAAGGTGATCGCCGCGGTCTCGGTCTCCGGCCCGCTCGAGCGGCTCTCCCGCCAGCCCGGCCGGATGCACGCCCCGGCGGTGCTCGCCGCCGCCGAGCGGCTCTCGGAGTCGCTGCGCCGCGCCGCCGCGGAGTGA
- a CDS encoding methylated-DNA--[protein]-cysteine S-methyltransferase, producing MWTVIESPVGDLRLVEHEGAITAIEFAPFGDKHVRGERDDAHPLLVETARQLAAYFARDLEDFDLPLAPLGSDFQQRVWAELRAIGYGETASYGQVATRLGLTPAASRAVGLANGRNPIPIVVPCHRVIGANGTLTGYAGGLPRKQLLLELESTALF from the coding sequence ATGTGGACCGTCATCGAGAGCCCTGTCGGCGACCTGCGCCTCGTCGAGCACGAGGGCGCGATCACCGCCATCGAGTTCGCGCCGTTCGGCGACAAGCACGTCCGCGGCGAGCGCGACGACGCCCACCCGCTCCTGGTCGAGACCGCCCGCCAGCTCGCGGCGTACTTCGCCCGCGACCTCGAGGACTTCGACCTGCCGCTCGCCCCGCTGGGCAGCGACTTCCAGCAGCGGGTCTGGGCCGAGCTGCGCGCGATCGGCTACGGCGAGACCGCGTCGTACGGGCAGGTCGCCACGCGCCTGGGGCTGACCCCCGCCGCCTCGCGCGCGGTCGGCCTGGCCAACGGCCGCAACCCGATCCCGATCGTCGTGCCCTGCCACCGGGTCATCGGCGCGAACGGCACGCTCACGGGGTACGCCGGCGGCCTCCCGCGCAAGCAGCTGCTCCTCGAGCTGGAGTCGACCGCGCTCTTCTGA
- a CDS encoding AlkA N-terminal domain-containing protein produces MTTTRERRLDPQSCYRAVTSRDRRFDGVFWTAVRTTGIYCRPSCPARTPAYGNVTFHPSAAAAQAAGYRACKRCLPDATPGSPDWDVAASVAGRAMRLIADGVVDREGVEGLARRLGYTPRHLSRLLLAELGAGPLALARARRAQTARVLIETTDLGYADVAFAAGFASVRQFNDTVREVYAASPTQLRGRRGARAGAGTVTMRLAVRTPFAGRALLSFLAHHLVPGVEVAGEGWYARTLDLPHGPGTVRLEMSDELEPGRTAFVTARFALHDLRDTTAAVERARRLLDADCDPVAVGQHLAEDPVIGPLAAAWPGLRVPGQVDGDETAIRTVIGQQVSVAGARTVTGRLVARHGREVATDVPGLTHLFPDAATLAEADPAELPMPRARGRALVGLAAALAAGDVVLDRGADRDDVRRRLLALPGIGPWTADYVALRALAHPDVFLPTDIGVRNALRGLGHDDASLAAVVAASERWRPWRSYALLHLWTTLMPPAPTVPAVPAVPAVTTVLTEET; encoded by the coding sequence ATGACCACGACCCGCGAGCGACGGCTGGACCCGCAGTCCTGCTACCGCGCGGTCACCTCGCGGGACCGTCGCTTCGACGGGGTCTTCTGGACCGCCGTGCGGACCACCGGCATCTACTGCCGGCCCTCCTGCCCGGCCCGCACCCCGGCGTACGGCAACGTCACCTTCCACCCGAGCGCGGCGGCCGCGCAGGCGGCCGGCTACCGCGCCTGCAAGCGCTGCCTCCCCGACGCCACCCCCGGCAGCCCCGACTGGGACGTCGCCGCGTCGGTCGCCGGCCGGGCGATGCGGCTCATCGCCGACGGCGTGGTCGACCGCGAGGGCGTCGAGGGGCTCGCCCGGCGGCTCGGCTACACCCCGCGCCACCTCTCCCGCCTGCTGCTCGCCGAGCTCGGCGCCGGCCCGTTGGCGCTGGCCCGCGCCCGCCGCGCCCAGACCGCCCGGGTGCTCATCGAGACCACCGACCTCGGCTACGCCGACGTGGCCTTCGCCGCCGGCTTCGCGAGCGTGCGGCAGTTCAACGACACCGTGCGCGAGGTGTACGCCGCGTCCCCGACGCAGCTGCGCGGGCGCCGGGGGGCCCGCGCGGGCGCCGGGACCGTGACGATGCGCCTGGCGGTGCGCACGCCGTTCGCCGGCCGCGCGCTGCTCTCCTTCCTCGCCCACCACCTCGTCCCGGGCGTCGAGGTCGCGGGGGAGGGCTGGTACGCCCGGACCCTCGACCTGCCGCACGGCCCCGGCACGGTGCGCCTGGAGATGAGCGACGAGCTCGAGCCCGGTCGCACGGCCTTCGTGACGGCTCGCTTCGCGCTGCACGACCTGCGCGACACCACCGCCGCGGTCGAGCGCGCCCGCCGGCTGCTCGACGCCGACTGCGACCCCGTGGCCGTGGGGCAGCACCTCGCCGAGGACCCCGTCATCGGGCCGCTGGCGGCCGCCTGGCCGGGCCTGCGGGTGCCGGGGCAGGTCGACGGCGACGAGACCGCGATCCGCACGGTGATCGGCCAGCAGGTCAGCGTCGCCGGCGCCCGCACCGTCACCGGACGCCTCGTTGCGCGGCACGGTCGCGAGGTCGCCACCGACGTCCCGGGGCTGACCCACCTGTTCCCCGACGCGGCCACCCTGGCCGAGGCCGATCCGGCGGAGCTGCCGATGCCCCGGGCGCGCGGCCGCGCGCTGGTCGGGCTCGCCGCGGCGCTGGCCGCGGGCGACGTCGTGCTCGACCGCGGCGCCGACCGCGACGACGTACGCCGCCGGCTGCTCGCGCTGCCCGGCATCGGGCCGTGGACCGCCGACTACGTCGCCCTGCGGGCGCTGGCCCACCCCGACGTGTTCCTGCCCACCGACATCGGCGTGCGCAACGCGCTGCGGGGGCTCGGCCACGACGACGCCTCGCTCGCGGCGGTCGTGGCCGCGAGCGAGCGCTGGCGGCCCTGGCGCTCCTACGCCCTGCTGCACCTGTGGACGACGCTCATGCCGCCCGCCCCCACCGTCCCCGCCGTCCCCGCCGTCCCCGCCGTCACCACCGTCCTCACCGAGGAGACCTGA